From Pseudorca crassidens isolate mPseCra1 chromosome 7, mPseCra1.hap1, whole genome shotgun sequence, a single genomic window includes:
- the HMGB2 gene encoding high mobility group protein B2 — MGKGDPNKPRGKMSSYAFFVQTCREEHKKKHPDSSVNFAEFSKKCSERWKTMSAKEKSKFEDMAKSDKARYDREMKNYVPPKGDKKGKKKDPNAPKRPPSAFFLFCSEHRPKIKSEHPGLSIGDTAKKLGEMWSEQSAKDKQPYEQKAAKLKEKYEKDIAAYRAKGKSEAGKKGPGRPTGSKKKNEPEDEEEEEEEEDEDEEEEDEDEE; from the exons ATGGGGAAGGGCGACCCCAACAAGCCGCGGGGCAAGATGTCCTCGTACGCCTTCTTCGTGCAGACCTGCCGGGAGGAGCACAAGAAGAAACACCCCGATTCCTCGGTCAACTTCGCCGAGTTCTCCAAGAAATGTTCCGAGAGATGGAAG ACCATGTCTGCCAAGGAAAAATCCAAGTTTGAAGATATGGCAAAAAGTGACAAAGCTCGCTATGACAGGGAGATGAAGAATTATGTTCCTCCCAAAGGTgacaagaagggaaagaaaaaagatcccAATGCGCCTAAAAGGCCTCc ATCTGCCTTCTTCCTGTTTTGTTCCGAACATCGCCCAAAGATCAAGAGCGAGCACCCTGGCTTATCCATTGGCGATACTGCCAAAAAATTGGGTGAAATGTGGTCTGAGCAGTCAGCCAAAGACAAACAACCCTATGAACAGAAAGCAGCTAAGCTAAAGGAGAAGTATGAAAAG GATATTGCCGCATACCGTGCCAAGGGCAAGAGTGAAGCGGGAAAGAAGGGCCCTGGGAGGCCAACAGGCTCCAAGAAGAAGAATGAACCAGaagatgaggaagaggaagaggaggaagaggatgaagatgaggaggaagaggatgaagATGAGGAATGA